The Breoghania sp. genome has a segment encoding these proteins:
- a CDS encoding L,D-transpeptidase gives MSLTRRSFIVSASAFALAGCQTTGKKTAATLTPPLESDPARMYAAMPDEQFPLPAINPRKIDPKYYRQLVDYSTSEPIGTIVVDTPQRFLYLTMENGQALRYGVGIGRAGFAWGGRANIAWKRKWPTWTPPKEMIKRQPELKKYAEGMEPGLKNPLGARALYIFENGKDTLYRLHGTSEVASIGRAVSSGCVRLLNQDICDLYDRVPANTRIVVHQEGDSLFS, from the coding sequence ATGTCCCTGACCCGACGCAGTTTCATCGTATCCGCTTCCGCCTTCGCCCTCGCGGGCTGCCAGACCACCGGCAAGAAGACTGCGGCAACCCTAACCCCGCCGCTGGAAAGCGACCCGGCCCGGATGTATGCGGCCATGCCGGACGAACAGTTCCCGCTTCCCGCCATCAATCCGCGCAAGATCGATCCGAAATATTACCGTCAGCTCGTCGATTACAGCACGAGCGAACCGATCGGAACGATCGTCGTCGATACGCCGCAGCGCTTTCTGTACCTGACGATGGAAAACGGCCAGGCGCTTCGCTATGGCGTTGGCATCGGGCGTGCCGGGTTTGCCTGGGGTGGCCGCGCAAATATCGCGTGGAAGCGCAAGTGGCCGACCTGGACGCCGCCCAAGGAAATGATCAAGCGCCAGCCGGAACTGAAGAAATACGCCGAGGGCATGGAGCCGGGCCTGAAAAACCCGCTGGGCGCTCGTGCGCTCTACATCTTCGAAAACGGCAAGGACACGCTCTATCGCCTGCACGGCACCTCGGAAGTCGCCTCAATCGGCCGGGCCGTTTCCTCCGGCTGCGTCCGCCTGCTCAATCAGGATATCTGCGATCTCTATGACCGCGTCCCGGCCAACACGCGCATCGTCGTGCATCAGGAGGGCGACAGCCTGTTCAGCTGA
- the cysE gene encoding serine O-acetyltransferase, with protein sequence MSQSTRFSATPELASHDPVWDRLRLEAQQAIEREPGLSGFLMENVLNHDCLEDAVVHRLADRLDHPALSGALIRQTYKQALADEPVLGEIFRVDIMAVVDRDPATDRVIDPVLYFKGFHALQSHRLANWLWRQGRHDFALYLQSRSSEVFQVDIHPQVPVGRGIFFDHGTGIVVGSTAIIEDDVSILQGVTLGGTGKTDGDRHPKVRRGVLIGAGAEILGNFDIGKCSRVAAGSVVLAPVPPHTTVAGVPAKIVGNSGCAEPARSMDQLLGEKDEKDGS encoded by the coding sequence ATGAGCCAGTCCACCCGATTTTCCGCCACGCCGGAACTCGCCAGCCATGATCCCGTATGGGATCGGCTGCGCCTTGAAGCCCAGCAGGCGATTGAGCGTGAGCCGGGCCTGTCCGGTTTCCTGATGGAAAACGTGCTCAATCATGACTGCCTGGAGGACGCTGTCGTCCACAGGCTCGCCGACCGGCTGGACCACCCGGCGTTGTCGGGGGCCCTGATCCGCCAGACCTACAAGCAGGCGCTGGCCGACGAGCCCGTGCTGGGCGAGATCTTCCGTGTCGACATCATGGCGGTGGTGGATCGCGATCCGGCGACCGATCGGGTCATTGATCCGGTGCTCTATTTCAAGGGTTTCCACGCGTTGCAGTCGCACCGGCTGGCAAACTGGCTCTGGCGACAAGGGCGGCACGATTTCGCGCTCTATCTCCAGTCGCGCAGTTCGGAAGTCTTCCAGGTGGACATTCATCCGCAGGTGCCTGTCGGAAGGGGGATCTTCTTCGACCACGGCACAGGTATCGTCGTGGGCTCCACGGCCATTATCGAAGATGACGTCTCCATCCTGCAGGGTGTGACGCTGGGCGGCACCGGAAAGACCGATGGCGATCGCCATCCGAAAGTGCGCCGCGGTGTGCTGATCGGGGCGGGCGCGGAAATCCTCGGCAATTTCGATATCGGCAAGTGCTCGCGCGTGGCGGCGGGGTCCGTCGTGCTTGCGCCTGTTCCGCCGCATACCACCGTCGCAGGGGTGCCGGCAAAGATCGTCGGGAACTCCGGTTGCGCCGAGCCGGCGCGGTCCATGGACCAGCTACTCGGTGAAAAGGATGAAAAAGACGGCTCTTGA
- a CDS encoding alpha/beta hydrolase, translated as MPVFNSDGIDIAYLDEGEGEPIFLIHGFASNKSVNWGYTGWIDTLVKAGRRVIALDNRGHGESEKIYDPEAYGAHVMAEDVCRLMDHLGIERSDIMGYSMGARITAFVALNHPERVRHVIFGGLAYGMVTGTGDPEPIALALEAPSLEDVVGAGGRMFRKFAEQTQSDLQALAACMRSSRKRISPEDVGRITAPVLVVVGSEDTISGPAQPLVDLLPRGRALELAGRDHMNAVGNKVFKQSVLEFLKEEV; from the coding sequence ATGCCCGTATTCAACTCCGATGGAATCGATATCGCCTACCTCGACGAGGGGGAGGGCGAGCCGATCTTTCTCATTCATGGCTTTGCGTCCAACAAGAGCGTCAACTGGGGCTACACGGGCTGGATCGATACGCTGGTCAAGGCGGGGCGTCGGGTGATCGCGCTGGACAATCGCGGCCATGGCGAGAGCGAAAAGATCTATGATCCGGAAGCCTATGGCGCTCATGTCATGGCGGAGGATGTGTGCCGCTTGATGGATCATCTGGGGATCGAACGTTCCGACATCATGGGCTATTCCATGGGCGCGCGGATCACCGCCTTTGTCGCCCTCAATCATCCCGAACGGGTTCGCCATGTGATTTTCGGGGGGCTTGCCTATGGCATGGTCACAGGGACCGGGGATCCGGAGCCGATCGCGCTGGCACTGGAAGCGCCGTCCCTGGAAGATGTCGTGGGTGCCGGGGGACGCATGTTCCGCAAGTTCGCAGAGCAGACGCAATCGGATCTGCAGGCCCTTGCAGCCTGCATGCGGTCCTCGCGCAAGCGCATCAGTCCGGAAGATGTGGGGCGTATCACCGCCCCTGTTCTGGTCGTGGTTGGAAGCGAGGATACGATTTCCGGTCCCGCGCAGCCGCTGGTCGATCTTCTGCCGAGAGGGCGGGCGCTGGAGCTTGCCGGCCGTGATCACATGAACGCGGTTGGCAACAAGGTTTTCAAGCAAAGTGTGTTGGAGTTTCTGAAAGAAGAGGTCTGA
- a CDS encoding DUF3126 family protein, producing the protein MKPEEIRKLEAYLKKLFNVPALQVRARPRKDDSAEVYLGEEFIGVIYRDDEDEDLSYNFQMAILEMDLD; encoded by the coding sequence TTGAAGCCTGAAGAAATCCGCAAGCTCGAAGCCTACCTGAAGAAGCTCTTCAACGTTCCCGCCCTGCAGGTGCGTGCGCGCCCGCGCAAGGACGATTCCGCCGAGGTCTATCTGGGTGAGGAATTCATCGGCGTGATCTATCGCGATGATGAGGACGAGGATCTGAGCTACAATTTCCAGATGGCCATTCTGGAGATGGATCTGGACTAG
- a CDS encoding enoyl-CoA hydratase, whose protein sequence is MGLDLEMNISRNAPQGDAASAGRITRLVEPPIGWLVIDNEPRLNAISLDMWKAIPAAVRDLDQNDQVRVIVLRGAGDKTFISGADISEFAETRKNAECARAYENENSAAFDALRDCKKPTIAMIRGFCMGGGLGLSAACDMRFAARGSCFSIPAARLGIGYPVRAISDLTALVGPARTKDLFFSARRIDAEEAAAIGLVERLFDESDLEAETRTYAQSVAANAPLVLRAAKAAINAVACANVTADWSSLNELNDICFDSEDFTEGRNAFLERRTPRFTGR, encoded by the coding sequence ATGGGACTTGATCTCGAAATGAACATCTCACGAAACGCCCCTCAAGGCGACGCAGCATCGGCCGGGCGCATCACACGTCTCGTTGAACCGCCCATCGGCTGGCTTGTCATCGACAACGAGCCGCGCCTCAACGCCATTTCGCTCGACATGTGGAAGGCAATTCCGGCTGCGGTGCGGGACCTCGACCAGAACGACCAGGTGCGCGTGATCGTCTTGCGTGGCGCGGGGGACAAGACCTTCATCTCCGGGGCCGACATTTCCGAATTCGCCGAGACGCGCAAGAACGCCGAATGCGCGCGCGCCTATGAGAACGAGAACTCCGCCGCCTTTGATGCCCTTCGTGACTGCAAAAAGCCCACCATCGCCATGATCCGTGGCTTCTGTATGGGGGGCGGGCTCGGCCTGTCGGCGGCCTGTGACATGCGCTTCGCCGCCCGCGGGTCCTGCTTTTCCATTCCCGCCGCGCGCCTGGGGATCGGCTACCCCGTACGTGCGATCAGCGACCTGACCGCCCTGGTGGGCCCTGCCCGCACCAAGGATCTGTTTTTCTCCGCCCGGCGCATCGACGCAGAAGAAGCCGCCGCCATTGGACTGGTGGAACGCCTCTTTGACGAAAGCGACCTTGAGGCGGAGACCCGCACTTACGCGCAGAGCGTCGCCGCCAACGCCCCGCTGGTGCTCCGCGCTGCTAAGGCTGCCATCAATGCGGTCGCCTGTGCCAACGTGACCGCCGACTGGAGCAGCCTCAATGAACTGAACGACATCTGCTTCGACAGCGAAGATTTCACCGAGGGCAGAAATGCGTTTCTGGAACGGCGCACGCCAAGATTCACCGGGCGCTAA
- a CDS encoding FAD-dependent monooxygenase produces the protein MADQTADDPSPYQRSGQATPSGSPIPFPHAHLGGKPARRRIIVAGAGIGGLTAALALERAGFSVQVLERSQQSGEVGAGIQISPNAWRVLDALGVTPFVEETASKPQAIQVNSVRAGGTIARIPLGQEALKRFGAPYCVFHRADLHNGLMRAAESRTFIEINRGLALADGVEDEDGITVEMQGETGVSSSRAEALIGADGVWSTVRRRLLRLPSADYAGRVAYRATIPVEDAPELANYTGLWMGKDAHLIHYPIGSGRQINLVAVVDDDWREENWSAPADQEEVLSHYAGWPLAVRKLLERPQSWLKWALCDIGPGTIWAEGRIALLGDAAHAMLPFMAQGGAMAIEDAWVLARCLADEPDVDEALMEYERKRKQRVERVVRSARDNARTYHMNGVMALARDTGIRYLGGQRLLSRYDWLYKWQPE, from the coding sequence ATGGCAGATCAGACAGCAGACGACCCTTCGCCATATCAGCGGTCCGGGCAAGCAACCCCATCCGGATCGCCCATCCCCTTCCCTCACGCGCACCTTGGCGGAAAACCGGCCCGCCGCCGCATCATCGTGGCCGGTGCCGGAATCGGCGGCCTGACAGCGGCCCTTGCCCTGGAACGCGCAGGCTTCAGCGTTCAGGTTCTGGAACGCTCCCAACAAAGCGGCGAGGTCGGCGCGGGCATCCAGATCTCGCCCAACGCGTGGCGTGTGCTCGATGCGCTGGGTGTCACCCCCTTCGTGGAGGAGACGGCCAGCAAGCCTCAGGCAATCCAGGTCAACTCCGTGCGCGCTGGCGGAACCATCGCCCGCATTCCGCTCGGCCAGGAAGCCCTCAAGCGCTTCGGCGCACCCTATTGCGTCTTCCATCGCGCCGACCTTCACAACGGCCTGATGCGGGCAGCCGAAAGCCGTACCTTCATCGAAATCAATCGCGGCCTCGCCCTTGCCGACGGCGTTGAGGACGAAGACGGCATAACGGTCGAGATGCAGGGCGAAACCGGCGTCTCAAGCTCTCGGGCCGAAGCCCTGATCGGGGCAGACGGCGTTTGGTCCACCGTCCGCCGCCGTCTTCTGCGCCTGCCGTCTGCCGATTACGCAGGCCGTGTCGCCTACCGCGCCACCATTCCGGTGGAGGACGCGCCCGAACTTGCCAATTACACCGGTCTGTGGATGGGCAAGGACGCCCACCTCATCCACTACCCCATCGGCTCGGGTCGCCAGATCAATCTCGTTGCGGTTGTCGATGACGACTGGCGCGAGGAAAACTGGTCGGCACCGGCCGACCAGGAAGAAGTTCTATCCCACTATGCGGGTTGGCCTCTGGCCGTACGCAAATTGCTTGAGCGTCCTCAGAGCTGGCTGAAATGGGCCCTGTGCGACATTGGTCCTGGCACGATATGGGCGGAGGGGCGCATCGCCCTTCTGGGCGACGCAGCGCACGCCATGCTGCCCTTCATGGCGCAGGGCGGCGCCATGGCCATTGAGGATGCCTGGGTTCTGGCGCGTTGCCTTGCCGATGAGCCGGATGTCGACGAAGCGCTGATGGAATATGAGCGCAAGCGCAAGCAGCGCGTTGAGCGCGTCGTGCGTAGCGCGCGCGACAATGCCCGCACCTATCACATGAACGGTGTGATGGCGCTGGCGCGCGACACCGGCATCCGTTATCTCGGCGGACAACGCCTGCTTTCGCGCTACGACTGGCTCTACAAATGGCAACCGGAGTAG
- a CDS encoding ABC transporter permease, whose product MTEIAFWGAVELGLVYAFVALGVYLAFRVLDFPDLTVDGSMPLGAAVSAVLLVNGVNPWLATAAAMTAGAIAGIVTATLNVRFKILHLLASILTMTALFSINLRIMGRPNVSLLMQDTVLTPFYGQGLADYYVRPAFLLVLVVIAVALVAWFLRSEFGLAMRATGANARMARAQGVRTNLQIFVGMAFSNALVGLAGALFAQTNGFADVTSGVGTIVVGLAAVIVGETLLPSRLVTVALIGAVIGSVVYRIAVQLALSADAIGLTASDLNLVTAALVAVALILPRLRKKGRASS is encoded by the coding sequence GTGACTGAAATTGCCTTCTGGGGGGCCGTTGAACTGGGCCTCGTCTATGCCTTTGTCGCTCTCGGCGTCTATCTGGCTTTCCGTGTGCTCGATTTCCCCGACCTGACCGTCGATGGCTCCATGCCGCTGGGGGCTGCCGTCTCGGCGGTGCTGTTGGTGAACGGGGTCAATCCGTGGCTCGCCACGGCCGCCGCCATGACCGCCGGTGCGATCGCGGGCATCGTCACCGCGACGCTCAACGTGCGTTTCAAGATCCTGCATCTGCTCGCCTCCATCCTCACGATGACGGCGCTGTTTTCCATCAATCTGCGCATCATGGGACGTCCGAACGTGTCGCTGCTGATGCAGGACACGGTGCTGACGCCCTTCTACGGGCAGGGCTTGGCCGACTATTACGTCCGACCAGCCTTCCTGTTGGTGCTGGTGGTGATCGCGGTTGCGCTGGTGGCGTGGTTCCTGCGCTCCGAATTCGGCCTCGCGATGCGGGCGACGGGCGCGAATGCGCGCATGGCACGCGCCCAGGGCGTGCGAACCAATCTTCAGATCTTCGTGGGCATGGCGTTTTCCAACGCTCTGGTCGGGCTGGCAGGGGCGCTGTTTGCCCAGACCAACGGTTTCGCCGACGTCACCTCCGGTGTGGGCACGATCGTCGTGGGCCTTGCGGCGGTCATCGTGGGCGAAACCCTGTTACCGAGCCGTCTGGTTACGGTGGCCTTGATCGGGGCGGTCATCGGCTCCGTGGTCTATCGCATCGCGGTGCAGCTGGCGCTTTCGGCGGATGCGATCGGCCTGACCGCCTCCGACCTCAACCTCGTCACGGCGGCGCTGGTGGCCGTTGCGCTCATTCTGCCCAGATTGCGCAAGAAGGGGAGGGCGTCGTCATGA
- a CDS encoding transglutaminase-like cysteine peptidase, which yields MKFGELIFATLVAAAFTLGVSLTDEAAAGTEAFMATTGSTSAPVGHVEFCRQRKSECGMTATKAKLMTLSRARWDELLKVNAEINRRIRPVSDMDLYHREEVWTYPVNAGDCEDFALLKRKVLIKLGWPASSLLMTVVRDIDGSGHAVLTVRTDRGDLVLDNQIEAVLPWYRTPYRYIKRQSETNAARWTAINDARVGAVASIPR from the coding sequence ATGAAATTTGGGGAATTAATATTTGCGACACTTGTCGCAGCGGCTTTCACCCTCGGCGTTTCACTGACAGATGAAGCAGCCGCAGGGACAGAAGCCTTCATGGCAACGACAGGCAGCACAAGTGCTCCGGTCGGGCATGTGGAGTTTTGCCGGCAGCGCAAATCGGAATGCGGCATGACCGCCACAAAGGCGAAGCTCATGACGTTGAGCCGTGCCCGCTGGGATGAGCTGCTCAAGGTGAATGCGGAAATAAACCGTCGGATTCGCCCGGTCTCGGACATGGATCTCTACCATCGGGAAGAGGTCTGGACCTATCCGGTCAATGCCGGGGACTGCGAAGACTTCGCGCTTTTGAAGCGCAAGGTTCTGATCAAGCTCGGCTGGCCCGCCTCATCACTGCTGATGACGGTCGTGCGCGACATCGATGGCAGTGGCCATGCGGTGTTGACCGTACGCACCGACCGAGGCGACCTCGTTCTCGACAATCAGATCGAGGCGGTTCTTCCGTGGTATCGCACGCCCTACCGCTACATCAAACGTCAGTCGGAAACGAATGCCGCTCGCTGGACCGCGATCAACGACGCGCGCGTCGGTGCCGTTGCGAGCATTCCTCGCTGA
- the gpt gene encoding xanthine phosphoribosyltransferase produces MDQGQPKAFPVHWEQFHRDARALAWRLASQGEWKAIVCITRGGLVPAAIVARELGIRMIETVCIASYHDYENQGSLKVIKPVDPEVIGLDGGDGAGVLVIDDLVDTGRTTAAVREMLPKAHYATVYAKPKGRPQVDTFITEVSQDTWIYFPWDMGLTFQPPLTKDDA; encoded by the coding sequence ATGGATCAGGGGCAGCCGAAGGCCTTTCCCGTTCACTGGGAGCAGTTTCACCGCGACGCCCGTGCGCTTGCCTGGCGCCTGGCCAGTCAGGGCGAGTGGAAGGCAATCGTGTGCATCACCCGCGGCGGTCTCGTGCCTGCTGCCATCGTGGCCCGCGAACTTGGCATCCGCATGATCGAAACGGTCTGCATCGCCTCCTATCACGACTATGAAAACCAGGGATCGCTCAAGGTCATCAAGCCGGTCGACCCGGAGGTGATCGGTCTTGACGGCGGCGACGGCGCAGGCGTCCTGGTGATCGACGATCTGGTCGATACCGGCCGCACCACCGCGGCCGTGCGCGAAATGCTGCCCAAGGCGCATTACGCCACCGTCTACGCCAAGCCCAAGGGCCGCCCGCAGGTCGACACCTTCATCACCGAGGTCTCGCAGGACACCTGGATCTATTTCCCCTGGGACATGGGCCTGACCTTCCAGCCCCCGCTCACCAAGGACGACGCCTGA
- a CDS encoding competence/damage-inducible protein A, with protein MGDGAQSSADEIVTAGFVVIGDEILSGRTKDRNIGYLADFLTAHGIDLAEVRIVPDETSRIVEAVRDLSARYTHVFTSGGIGPTHDDITADAIAEAFGVGIDFHPEAVAMLSKRYGNADLTQARMRMARIPDGATLIPNSVSQAPGFTIGNVNVMAGVPSVFEAMLEALAGQLKHGTKVISRTIEAGMAEGRVADDLRRIQNDHTDVSIGSYPQFDGKNFTTQLVVRSRNEGQLDLVVTEIETALERLRAEA; from the coding sequence ATGGGTGACGGTGCACAATCAAGCGCAGACGAAATCGTGACAGCCGGTTTCGTCGTTATCGGCGATGAGATCCTGTCCGGCCGCACCAAGGACCGCAACATCGGCTACCTTGCCGATTTCCTGACCGCCCACGGCATCGACCTTGCCGAAGTGCGCATCGTGCCGGATGAAACGTCCCGGATCGTCGAAGCCGTGCGCGACTTGTCGGCCCGCTACACGCACGTCTTCACCTCCGGCGGCATCGGTCCGACCCATGACGACATCACAGCCGACGCGATTGCCGAAGCCTTCGGCGTCGGGATCGACTTCCACCCGGAAGCCGTGGCCATGCTCTCCAAGAGATACGGCAACGCCGATCTGACCCAGGCCCGCATGCGCATGGCGCGCATTCCCGATGGCGCGACCCTCATTCCCAATTCGGTCTCCCAGGCACCGGGCTTCACGATCGGCAACGTCAACGTGATGGCCGGTGTGCCGTCTGTTTTCGAAGCGATGCTGGAGGCATTGGCGGGGCAGCTCAAACATGGCACGAAGGTGATATCGCGCACCATTGAGGCCGGCATGGCGGAGGGCCGCGTCGCCGACGATCTGCGCCGCATCCAGAATGACCACACGGACGTGTCGATCGGGTCCTATCCTCAGTTCGATGGCAAGAACTTCACCACCCAGCTCGTGGTGCGCTCGCGCAATGAAGGACAGCTGGACCTGGTGGTCACCGAGATCGAGACAGCGCTTGAACGGCTGCGCGCCGAAGCCTGA
- a CDS encoding zinc-finger domain-containing protein — protein sequence MADHVIPHFQNDGGVESIKIGAREFMCIGATPPFDHPHVFLDMGDETSIVCPYCSTLYVCDESLKPGMSVPADCLWVAAEAAE from the coding sequence ATGGCGGATCATGTCATTCCTCACTTCCAGAATGACGGCGGCGTGGAGAGCATCAAGATCGGCGCACGTGAATTCATGTGCATCGGCGCAACGCCCCCTTTCGATCATCCGCATGTTTTCCTCGATATGGGCGACGAAACGTCCATCGTCTGTCCCTACTGCTCCACGCTCTATGTCTGCGATGAGTCCCTGAAGCCCGGCATGTCCGTTCCGGCCGACTGTCTGTGGGTAGCAGCTGAAGCTGCGGAGTAG
- the sfsA gene encoding DNA/RNA nuclease SfsA produces MKLPPLVPGRLIKRYKRFLADVELADGSIITAHCANPGSMTGISAPGNPVWLSVSDNPKRKLSHSWELVEVEGVLVGVSTARPNALVEEAILAGVIPELTGYETLRREVKYGKNSRVDILLEDAGKPLTYVEVKNVHMMREKGLAEFPDAVTVRGAKHLVELGDMVEVGHRAVMVYLVQYPGCERLRFARDIDPAYGAAFDEAKARGVEAVAVVCNISLEEIRPSHLIPVEG; encoded by the coding sequence ATGAAACTTCCTCCTCTCGTCCCCGGTCGCCTCATAAAGCGTTACAAGCGGTTTCTCGCCGATGTCGAGCTTGCCGACGGCTCGATCATCACCGCCCATTGCGCCAATCCCGGTTCCATGACGGGCATTTCAGCCCCCGGAAATCCGGTCTGGCTGTCGGTTTCCGACAATCCCAAGCGCAAGCTCTCCCATAGCTGGGAGCTGGTGGAGGTGGAGGGCGTTCTTGTGGGCGTCTCCACCGCACGGCCCAATGCGCTGGTGGAAGAGGCCATTCTGGCGGGTGTCATTCCGGAACTCACGGGCTATGAAACGCTGCGCCGGGAGGTCAAATACGGCAAGAACTCGCGTGTCGACATTCTGCTGGAGGATGCGGGCAAGCCGCTTACCTATGTTGAGGTGAAGAACGTCCACATGATGCGGGAGAAGGGGCTGGCGGAGTTTCCCGACGCGGTAACCGTGCGCGGGGCCAAGCATCTCGTTGAGCTGGGCGACATGGTGGAGGTCGGTCACCGGGCGGTGATGGTTTATCTCGTTCAGTATCCGGGCTGCGAGCGGCTCCGGTTTGCCCGCGATATCGACCCTGCCTATGGCGCGGCCTTTGATGAGGCAAAGGCGCGCGGCGTGGAGGCGGTGGCGGTCGTGTGCAATATTTCTCTAGAAGAAATCCGGCCCTCGCACCTCATTCCGGTGGAAGGCTAA
- a CDS encoding alpha/beta hydrolase produces MKTVRRDEVRFTGAHGNTIAGDVYRGAREAGAPVLLVHGGGQTRYSWAATAERLADDGMTAFVIDQRGHGESDWVEGGFYRFRDYASDITAVAQSIRRHDGVRPVAIGASLGGIASTLAQGAQGDLLRALVLVDIVPRMDPDGVNRITGFMADRMEEGFGSIEEAAEAVAAYLPNRKRPRSTEGLRKNLRLHSDGRYRWHWDPRFLSGEHSVGSTAEADMRRMEEAAGDLRLPVMLVRGGSSELVSEESARHFMELVPHTRFCDVSGAGHMVAGDRNDIFADAAIEFIRSLGEA; encoded by the coding sequence GTGAAGACTGTCAGACGTGACGAGGTGCGTTTCACCGGCGCACACGGCAACACCATTGCCGGAGACGTTTATCGGGGCGCACGTGAAGCGGGCGCGCCGGTGCTTCTGGTCCATGGCGGCGGGCAAACCCGCTACTCGTGGGCTGCGACCGCAGAGAGGCTTGCCGACGATGGGATGACGGCCTTCGTCATCGATCAGCGCGGCCATGGCGAAAGCGACTGGGTGGAGGGCGGCTTTTACCGCTTCCGCGATTATGCCAGTGACATCACGGCAGTTGCCCAATCCATCCGCAGGCACGACGGTGTGCGACCGGTGGCCATCGGCGCGTCGCTCGGGGGCATTGCTTCCACGCTTGCCCAGGGCGCTCAGGGCGACTTGCTGCGCGCCCTCGTTCTCGTCGATATCGTTCCGCGCATGGACCCGGATGGCGTCAACCGCATCACCGGCTTCATGGCCGATCGCATGGAAGAGGGCTTCGGCTCCATCGAGGAGGCGGCGGAGGCAGTTGCCGCCTATCTGCCCAATCGCAAGCGTCCGCGTTCCACGGAAGGCCTGCGCAAGAACCTCAGACTTCATTCCGACGGGCGCTATCGCTGGCACTGGGATCCGCGTTTTCTTTCCGGAGAGCACAGCGTCGGCTCCACTGCTGAAGCCGACATGCGGCGCATGGAAGAAGCCGCGGGCGACTTGCGCTTGCCGGTGATGCTGGTGCGTGGAGGGAGTTCGGAACTCGTTTCAGAAGAAAGCGCGCGCCATTTTATGGAACTAGTTCCGCATACGCGCTTCTGTGACGTAAGCGGCGCGGGGCACATGGTGGCAGGCGACCGTAACGACATTTTCGCAGATGCGGCGATTGAGTTCATCCGGTCGTTGGGCGAGGCCTGA
- a CDS encoding ABC transporter ATP-binding protein, translated as MIRVSNLGVVFNAGTPLEKRALNGVDLTVEPGEFVAVIGSNGAGKSTLLGAVAGDTLATEGSIVIGDKDVTRWPAAKRAGIVARVFQDPLAGSCGSLTIEENLALAAARGRKRGLAGALPRSRRAYFRERIATLGLGLENRLEDRMGLLSGGQRQAVSLVMATLAKSDVLLLDEHTAALDPHMASFVLELTCKVQKELGLTTLMVTHSMRQALDAGTRTVMLHEGKVVLDVKGEQRKGLGVDDLVDMFRKVRGQELEDDALLL; from the coding sequence ATGATCCGCGTTTCCAATCTCGGTGTTGTCTTCAATGCGGGAACCCCGCTTGAAAAGCGCGCCCTGAACGGTGTCGACCTGACGGTGGAACCGGGCGAATTCGTGGCGGTGATCGGCTCCAACGGGGCGGGCAAGTCCACGCTTCTGGGCGCTGTCGCCGGTGATACGCTGGCCACCGAAGGTTCCATCGTGATCGGCGACAAGGATGTGACGCGCTGGCCTGCCGCCAAGCGGGCGGGCATTGTCGCACGCGTGTTTCAGGATCCGCTGGCGGGCTCTTGCGGTTCGCTGACGATTGAGGAAAACCTCGCACTGGCTGCCGCGCGCGGGCGCAAGCGCGGTCTTGCGGGCGCCTTGCCGCGGTCGCGCCGGGCCTATTTCCGTGAACGCATCGCGACGCTCGGCCTGGGGCTGGAAAACCGGCTGGAAGATCGGATGGGCCTTCTGTCCGGCGGTCAGCGTCAGGCGGTGTCTCTGGTGATGGCGACGCTTGCCAAATCCGACGTGCTGCTGCTTGACGAGCATACCGCCGCGCTCGATCCGCACATGGCGTCTTTCGTGCTGGAGCTGACCTGCAAGGTCCAGAAAGAGCTGGGCCTGACCACGCTGATGGTTACCCATTCCATGCGGCAGGCGCTGGATGCGGGTACACGCACCGTGATGCTTCACGAGGGCAAGGTGGTGCTTGATGTGAAGGGCGAGCAGCGCAAGGGGCTCGGCGTCGACGATCTGGTCGACATGTTCCGCAAGGTGCGTGGGCAGGAACTGGAGGATGACGCGCTGCTGCTTTAG